A genomic stretch from Setaria viridis chromosome 1, Setaria_viridis_v4.0, whole genome shotgun sequence includes:
- the LOC117854216 gene encoding uncharacterized protein, with amino-acid sequence MSTLSTSTSSSNGPQPPGAMGESVGPIFVNPYATVAVKSHIPMTLELKNSNFSKWSSFFRAMCGKFGLLAHVNGTAPPRCTDPAWEQADCCIRSWLFGSILDAVLDLAMDGIDQMARQLWVAIDNLFQANKASRAIFLSHEFHSMTQGDLSIDDNCHRMKTTIDALRNIGQPVSEPTLVLNLLRGLTKPYSTTTDNIAANSDLTFTAARNQLLLKELHLKNAENVTAASALVASFAPSCGHSSYRSSSSQGVGQQQQQRNDGQRHNKPYGGGGYSTNGGTGGGG; translated from the coding sequence ATGTCCACCCTGTCCacctccacttcctcctccaATGGGCCTCAACCTCCCGGCGCCATGGGAGAATCTGTCGGCCCCATCTTCGTCAACCCCTACGCCACGGTCGCCGTCAAGTCGCACATCCCCATGACGCTCGAGCTGAAGAACTCCAACTTCAGCAAGTGGTCCTCATTCTTCCGCgccatgtgcggcaagttcggCTTGCTAGCACACGTCAACGGCACTGCTCCTCCCCGCTGCACCGACCCGGCATGGGAGCAAGCGGACTGCTGCATCCGTAGCTGGTTGTTTGGCTCCATCTTGGATGCCGTCCTTGACCTCGCCATGGACGGCATCGACCAAATGGCCCGTCAACTCTGGGTAGCCATCGACAACCTGTTCCAAGCGAACAAGGCCTCCCGTGCTATCTTCCTGAGCCATGAATTCCATTCAATGACTCAGGGCGACTTGTCCATTGATGACAACTGCCACCGCATGAAGACCACCATCGACGCCCTCCGCAACATCGGTCAGCCTGTCTCAGAGCCTACACTAGTGCTGAACCTGCTGCGTGGCCTCACCAAGCCCTACTCCACCACCACGGACAACATCGCCGCCAACTCCGACCTCACATTCACCGCTGCACGGAATCAACTTCTCCTGAAGGAGCTGCACCTGAAGAATGCAGAGAATGTCACAGCTGCTTCTGCCCTCGTTGCCAGCTTTGCACCATCCTGTGGCCACTCCAGCTACCGCTCCTCATCTTCGCAAGGTGTtgggcagcagcaacagcagcgtaATGATGGCCAGCGGCATAACAAGCCctacggcggtggcggctatAGCACCAATGGTgggactggtggtggtggctag